The Candidatus Edwardsbacteria bacterium sequence ACCAGAAATTCGCCGATGCCGTGCTGGATGAGGTCGCAGGGCTGGAGGAGCCGCTGATCCTCATCCAGGACTACCATTTCGCCCTGCTGCCGCAGATGCTGAAATCTAAAAGACCCGATGCCCGGGTGGCCATCTTCTGGCACATCCCCTGGCCCAATCCCGAGTCCTTCGGGATCTGCCCCTGGCAGAGGGAGCTGCTGTACGGCATGCAGGGGGCCGACCTGATAGGGTTTCATACCCAGTTCCACTGCAACAATTTTCTTGATACCATGGCCCGGGCCGTGGAATCCCAGATCAACTGGGATAATTTTACCGTCAGGGTGGGCGGACATACCACCCTGGTAAAACCCTTTCCCATCAGCATCGCCTTTACCCTGTTGGATATGGAACGGGTTCCAGAACATCAGGCCACCAAGGAGGACCTGTTCAAGGAACACGGCATCAAGGCCGAATTCATGGGGGTGGGCGTCGACCGGCTGGATTATACCAAGGGCCTGATGGAGAGGTTTTTGGCAGTGGAGAATTTTCTGGAGAGATGTCCCGAATATCAGGGTAAATTCACCTTCGTGGAGCTGGGGGCTCCCAGCCGGACCCATATCAAGCGTTATTCCGACCTGGTGTCCGAGGTGGAGAAGGAGATCGAGAGGATAAACTGGCGGTTCAAAGGCAAGGACTGGAAGCCGATCCTGTTCCTGAAGGAGCATCACAGCCACCAGCAGATCGCCCCCTATTACCAGGCGGCCGACCTGTGCATGGTCACCTCACTGCATGACGGCATGAACCTGGTGGCCAAGGAATTCATCGCCTCCCGCAGCGAAGGCGACGGGGTGCTGATCCTGAGCCGGTTCACCGGGGCGGTCCGGGAGATGAGGGATGCCCTGATAATCAACCCCTACGATATCGAACGCACCGCCGAGGCCATCAGGTATGCCCTGGAGATGCCGTCAGAGGAGAGGAGACAGAGGATGGGGAACATGCGCCAGCATCTGCTGAAGCATAACATCTACCTCTGGGCGGCCAGCCTGATCAGAGAGCTCAGTGCAGTAAGAGTATAATATTATTATTCAGGTGATGATATGCGAAACACGGCCCAAAGCCCCTTCATTTTCATGACCTCGTCCTCCCTGGTGACCATCACCGACCGCCGGGCTGGCAATATCAAAGAGCTGCTGGAGGGCATCCGCGAGGTCAGCGGGTCGTCCATCTACCACCACAGCCACCAGGTATACCGCGAATGGCAGACCTTCGGACGTCCGCCCATCCACGATTTCGGATACTGGGTGGGTGAGGTGATCCGGGAAAAGGGGCTGGGGGAAAGGCTGGCGGCGGTGGACCCCACCCAGTACGACGACATCAGGAGTTTCCGAAACCGCCTGGCGGAAATAATTGAAGAGCATCTGGCCAGCGATCCCATAATAAACCAGGCCCCCCCGGGGAGCCAGTTCAATTTCTGCGAGTCAACTTCGGTGATCCTGGATACCGGCACCAAGGCCGGGAACCTGGAT is a genomic window containing:
- a CDS encoding DUF5752 family protein translates to MRNTAQSPFIFMTSSSLVTITDRRAGNIKELLEGIREVSGSSIYHHSHQVYREWQTFGRPPIHDFGYWVGEVIREKGLGERLAAVDPTQYDDIRSFRNRLAEIIEEHLASDPIINQAPPGSQFNFCESTSVILDTGTKAGNLDEFIQALGMITRRSLYYHLFEARIRLHRFDNDFSIWLREHLEAPEIADEISKLDISVYSLEQIRGHLFIILGRHRGVPPRELVKKVVQLPAEMIELLMDTISYPARSLNRFFDDQIKLKDLPDLRARGNNRKGGDK